One region of Halohasta litchfieldiae genomic DNA includes:
- a CDS encoding tyrosine-type recombinase/integrase has product MAENIDSKVRAKVWLTPDQVDELRSACYSVGADYLQQRNEAIIALMYDTGLRVGELVAVDVDMLREGNTALYVPTHIQKDYPNDNEPAPATLELASDVSRLLSSYLNSRWKESPALFPSRSSDRITTQGVRDVISKIAEETGVRPYLVDGTRGESGDVTPHALRHSVAYRMMNAEDGNTLYDVRNRLRHRSIQTTEQVYDHMIRV; this is encoded by the coding sequence ATGGCTGAAAATATAGATTCCAAAGTTCGGGCGAAAGTATGGCTCACACCTGACCAGGTCGACGAACTGCGGTCGGCATGCTACTCGGTTGGTGCTGACTACCTGCAGCAGCGTAATGAGGCAATCATCGCGCTCATGTACGACACCGGCCTCCGGGTCGGCGAACTGGTCGCTGTCGACGTGGACATGCTTAGAGAGGGCAACACCGCGCTGTATGTCCCGACACATATCCAAAAGGACTACCCGAACGACAACGAGCCCGCCCCGGCCACGCTTGAGTTGGCCTCGGACGTGTCCCGACTCCTGTCATCGTACCTCAACAGTCGATGGAAAGAGTCGCCCGCATTGTTCCCTTCTCGATCAAGCGACCGAATCACCACACAGGGTGTTCGGGACGTGATCTCGAAGATTGCCGAGGAAACGGGCGTCCGGCCGTACCTCGTCGATGGCACTCGGGGCGAGTCCGGCGACGTTACACCGCACGCGCTTCGACACAGCGTTGCCTACCGCATGATGAACGCCGAGGATGGTAACACGTTGTACGACGTGAGGAATCGTCTTCGGCACCGCAGCATCCAGACAACTGAGCAAGTGTACGATCATATGATCCGAGTATGA